A window of Citrus sinensis cultivar Valencia sweet orange chromosome 7, DVS_A1.0, whole genome shotgun sequence contains these coding sequences:
- the LOC127903777 gene encoding receptor-like protein 14 isoform X3 — protein MSSDCCNDWEGVKCNATTRRMTQLSLNQKTKINYSDYNSYSYGVSLLSMSLFHPFEESQCLDSSDNWFKGFYENKAYDSFGSLKQLKILNLGGSTIKQGLAYIFDKLESNWSSWLWNNHTSRFDEKSYNLGLCGPTINKSCTRTEENLAITSNRGEDEDESAIKMNPLDELVLALAMVFFH, from the exons aTGTCGTCTGATTGTTGTAACGATTGGGAGGGAGTTAAGTGCAACGCCACCACCCGACGGATGACGCAACTCTCACTCaatcagaaaacaaaaatcaactACTCTGATTATAACTCTTATTCTTATGGAGTTTCCCTTCTGAGTATGTCATTGTTTCACCCTTTTGAAGAATCGCAGTGCCTTGACTCATCTGATAATTGGTTTAAAGGCTTCTATGAGAATAAAG CTTACGACAGCTTTGGGAGTTTGAAACAGCTAAAGATCTTAAATCTTGGTG GTTCTACAATCAAGCAAG GATTGGCATATATATTTGACAAACTCGAAAGCAATTGGTCTTCGTGGTTGTGGAATAACCACACTTCAAG GTTTGATGAAAAGAGTTATAATCTGGGTCTTTGTGGTCCAACAATTAATAAGAGTTGCACCAGAACAGAGGAAAATCTAGCAATAACATCCAATCGAGGAGAAGACGAAGATGAATCTGCAATTAAGATGAATCCTTTGGATGAACTCGTATTGGCGCTGGCCATGGTTTTCTTTCATTGA